Proteins encoded within one genomic window of Mercenaria mercenaria strain notata unplaced genomic scaffold, MADL_Memer_1 contig_4660, whole genome shotgun sequence:
- the LOC128554029 gene encoding microfibril-associated glycoprotein 4-like produces MEASIVMIYISSLLAVGYVSYMHNILMHTKNTDALVTSSCPVEMEQKIHVLEVQVQQLQKLLQEQNTSPFTTIEGFPKDCLELFKNGTRTDGVYSISPDGRCPFFVYCDMTNGGWTLIQNRIDGKVNFYRPWNDYVSGFGDIDGSHWLGLEKIHRLTREGSQIHFDIENYDGTKDYAHYQVFTVQGAATAYTLNVDAFNYEGSINELLSYHNSMKFSTYDRDNDISSTNCCLQSLDGGGWWYKDCYRLGNMNGVFGKTPLGGIGYWTTKNIPIRKVTIKLKNIHGQCLTQN; encoded by the exons ATGGAAGCCAGTATAGTAATGATATACATTTCCTCTCTCCTTGCCGTCGGTTACGTAAGCTATATGCATAATATTTTGATGCACACGAAAAACACAGACGCGCTCGTCACAAGCTCGTGCCCTGTAGAAATGGAACAgaaaattcatgttttagaagTCCAGGTTCAGCAGCTCCAGAAACTTCTGCAAGAACAAAATACTTCCCCGTTTACGACCATTGAAGGATTCCCTAAAG ACTGTTTGGAGTTATTTAAAAACGGTACAAGAACAGACGGAGTTTATTCTATCTCACCAGATGGAAGATGTCCTTTCTTTGTGTATTGCGACATGACAAACGGGGGTTGGACTTTGATCCAG AATCGGATTGACGGTAAAGTAAACTTTTATCGGCCATGGAATGATTACGTTAGTGGGTTTGGTGATATCGATGGCTCTCACTGGTTAGGTTTGGAGAAAATTCACCGTCTAACTCGAGAAGGCAGTCAGATACATTTTGATATAGAAAATTATGATGGGACAAAAGATTATGCACATTACCAAGTGTTTACCGTTCAAGGAGCTGCAACTGCATACACTTTGAACGTGGATGCCTTTAATTATGAAGGTAGTATTAACGAACTACTGAGTTACCATAACAGTATGAAATTTTCAACATATGACAGGGACAACGATATATCGTCAACCAATTGCTGTCTCCAGAGCTTAGACGGTGGAGGATGGTGGTACAAAGATTGTTACAGGTTGGGAAACATGAATGGAGTGTTCGGTAAAACGCCACTAGGTGGTATCGGCTACTGGACCACAAAGAATATTCCGATTAGAAAGGTTACAATTAAGCTGAAAAACATACATGGCCAGTGTTTAACGCAGAATTGA